The following proteins are co-located in the Microcystis wesenbergii NRERC-220 genome:
- a CDS encoding ArnT family glycosyltransferase — protein MNRQKFTWGYSGYKLRQRENFKEFLCLLGLLIAALIIYLVGLGNLPLRDWDEATIAQVAKEISQTPLEQLRWLFPSLWGDPYLNKPPLIHSLIGLTYHFWGINEANTRLIPAFFTALSVPLLYLLGREIFPARLPALLSALIYLTLLPVVRHGRLAMLDGAVLCFEMLMFVCLLRSRRDLRWSLGAGLGFALLCLTKGIMGLLLAGIGLIFLLWDTPRLLTSVYFWSGWLLGATPAFAWYSAQFWHYEREFLDSLFVQQLKRVSDDLDNHRGPFWYYLLEILKYSWPWLIFSVWGLGLARQEYLYSWAKLLLVWTGVYLLVVSVMATKLPWYILPIYPALALAAGYALAQLGNLPIDRPYNPIWSIILGIIGLGAGLLALMVYFPGNFAPIEPVHPLILLTLLSLSLTMVTTAFLLARRSEQFIVVLLWGMLVSLFIFVNSPLWIWELNENFPVKPVASLVQKYVPADHPVYIAFAYERPSLNFYSGRRVFPLAAEELINHWQSHKQPYLIIDRQTKEATDLEGLKVIGSTDSGWFLVTKQ, from the coding sequence ATGAACCGTCAAAAATTTACTTGGGGATATTCTGGTTATAAATTGCGTCAGAGAGAAAATTTTAAAGAATTTCTGTGTTTACTGGGATTATTAATAGCGGCCTTAATTATCTATCTAGTGGGATTAGGTAATTTACCCTTGCGGGATTGGGATGAAGCGACCATTGCTCAGGTGGCCAAGGAAATTAGCCAAACCCCGCTGGAACAATTGCGCTGGTTATTTCCTAGTCTTTGGGGTGATCCCTACCTGAATAAACCGCCATTGATTCATAGTTTAATTGGTCTAACCTACCATTTCTGGGGCATCAATGAGGCCAATACTAGACTAATTCCCGCTTTTTTTACAGCTTTATCGGTGCCGCTTCTCTATCTTCTCGGTCGAGAAATTTTTCCGGCTCGTTTGCCAGCTTTACTGTCGGCCTTGATCTATTTAACTCTTTTGCCGGTGGTGCGCCATGGCCGTTTGGCCATGTTGGATGGAGCGGTATTGTGTTTTGAAATGCTGATGTTTGTTTGTTTACTGCGCTCACGGCGCGATTTACGCTGGTCTCTGGGGGCGGGGTTAGGATTTGCCCTCCTTTGTCTGACGAAGGGGATTATGGGGCTATTATTGGCGGGTATCGGCTTGATTTTTCTGCTCTGGGATACTCCTCGGTTGTTAACTTCTGTCTATTTTTGGTCGGGTTGGTTATTGGGAGCAACCCCCGCTTTTGCCTGGTATAGCGCCCAATTTTGGCACTACGAGCGGGAGTTTCTCGATTCCCTTTTTGTTCAACAGTTAAAGCGAGTTAGTGACGATCTGGACAATCATCGCGGACCGTTTTGGTATTATCTACTGGAAATTCTTAAATATAGTTGGCCCTGGTTAATTTTCTCGGTTTGGGGTTTAGGTTTAGCGCGTCAGGAATATCTCTACAGTTGGGCGAAGTTACTGTTAGTTTGGACGGGTGTTTATCTGTTGGTGGTCTCGGTAATGGCGACCAAATTGCCTTGGTATATTCTGCCGATCTATCCGGCCTTGGCTTTAGCGGCCGGTTATGCCTTGGCGCAGCTGGGTAATCTTCCCATCGATCGCCCCTATAATCCGATCTGGTCAATTATTTTGGGTATTATCGGCCTTGGGGCGGGTTTATTAGCTTTAATGGTCTATTTTCCTGGTAATTTTGCCCCGATCGAACCTGTCCATCCTTTGATTCTGTTAACCTTATTGTCACTTTCCCTGACCATGGTGACAACGGCGTTTTTGTTAGCCCGGCGCTCGGAACAATTCATCGTGGTTTTACTTTGGGGAATGTTGGTTTCTTTGTTTATTTTTGTCAATTCTCCCCTGTGGATCTGGGAATTAAATGAGAATTTCCCCGTCAAACCAGTGGCGAGTTTAGTGCAGAAATATGTGCCGGCCGATCACCCTGTTTATATTGCTTTTGCCTACGAGCGCCCCTCGTTAAATTTTTATAGTGGTCGTCGGGTTTTTCCCCTTGCTGCTGAAGAATTAATCAATCATTGGCAAAGTCACAAGCAACCTTACCTAATTATCGATCGTCAAACCAAAGAAGCTACTGATTTAGAAGGGTTAAAGGTGATCGGGTCCACGGATTCCGGTTGGTTTTTGGTGACGAAGCAGTAG
- a CDS encoding IS4 family transposase: MMTNFSKLIKELLKPLPKNDYPALDTFTFLSCWIGFALDKSIVSMRDLCSRMVLQGINVNLSTFSKASKIRETSPFEKVIVELNKRLVAKKGIENARALFPIDSTIISLTSKLLWSQGWHQVKLFSGLNSITTEVVGILIHFGQGHDSKEGGKTIEAIPVNGVGAMDRGFASNQRITELLESSDKHFVLRVKNNISLEMLENGKCKLGKDKRQIEVRVVAFCDLESQTEFRLATDLPLEGEGAVSNEEVAEIYIQRWQIELLWKFLKMHLKLDNLITKNENGIRLHIYSCIIAYLILQLIDIEEGFGKSLLDKLRYLQSFMCQHISYVHWFRRIVYSI; encoded by the coding sequence CTGATGACGAATTTTTCAAAACTCATAAAAGAGCTTCTCAAACCACTGCCTAAAAATGACTACCCCGCTTTAGATACTTTTACATTTTTGTCCTGTTGGATTGGTTTTGCTTTAGATAAAAGCATCGTCAGTATGAGGGACTTATGCAGTAGAATGGTACTTCAAGGAATTAATGTAAATTTATCCACATTTTCTAAGGCAAGCAAAATTAGAGAAACAAGTCCATTTGAGAAAGTCATTGTCGAATTAAATAAGCGTTTAGTTGCCAAAAAAGGAATAGAGAATGCGCGAGCTTTATTTCCTATTGACTCAACAATAATTAGCTTAACCAGTAAATTACTATGGTCCCAGGGATGGCATCAAGTAAAACTATTCTCTGGTCTTAATAGTATCACAACAGAGGTGGTCGGAATACTCATCCATTTTGGTCAAGGTCATGACTCAAAAGAAGGAGGAAAAACGATAGAAGCAATTCCTGTAAATGGAGTTGGAGCAATGGATAGAGGATTTGCGTCTAATCAAAGAATCACCGAATTATTAGAGAGTAGTGACAAGCATTTTGTCTTGAGAGTGAAAAATAATATTAGCCTAGAGATGCTCGAAAATGGCAAGTGTAAACTCGGAAAAGATAAAAGACAAATAGAAGTAAGAGTAGTCGCTTTTTGCGACCTAGAAAGTCAAACAGAATTTCGGCTGGCGACAGATTTACCTCTAGAAGGAGAAGGAGCAGTTAGTAATGAAGAAGTTGCCGAAATTTACATCCAAAGATGGCAAATAGAACTGCTGTGGAAATTTTTAAAAATGCATCTAAAGTTGGATAATCTAATCACTAAAAACGAGAACGGAATCCGCCTACATATCTATAGTTGCATTATCGCTTATCTGATTCTACAGCTAATAGATATTGAAGAAGGATTTGGGAAAAGCTTATTAGACAAACTGCGCTATTTACAGAGTTTCATGTGTCAACATATTAGCTATGTACACTGGTTCCGGAGGATTGTCTATTCAATTTAA
- a CDS encoding rod shape-determining protein, producing the protein MRFFRGLALSRDIGIDLGTANTLVYVSGKGIVLEEPSVVAIDQDRNPVAVGEEAKKMLGRTPGHVTALRPLRDGVIADFYSCEIMLAEFIKRALDGTIGNPRMVIGVPSGITGVERRAVVDAAKNAGSREVGLIDEPVAAALGAGLPVSEATGNMIIDIGGGTTEVAILSLDGTVISESVRVAGDELTEAIIAYLKKVHNLIIGERTAEDIKIRLASAYPTPGDEFPPLEVRGLHLMSGLPRTVTIKAEEVRESMDEPLSVIIDAIKRTLEKTPPELAADIIDRGIMLAGGGALLRGLDRLVSHETGIVTHVAEDPLRCVVKGTGEVLKNQKLFERIVNETTRNV; encoded by the coding sequence GTGCGTTTTTTTAGAGGTCTAGCCTTATCAAGGGACATAGGTATAGACTTGGGGACAGCAAACACCCTCGTTTATGTATCAGGGAAAGGCATCGTTTTAGAGGAACCATCGGTAGTGGCGATCGATCAAGATCGTAACCCGGTCGCTGTCGGGGAGGAGGCCAAAAAAATGCTCGGTCGAACTCCGGGCCATGTCACCGCTCTGCGACCCCTGCGCGATGGGGTAATCGCCGATTTTTACAGTTGCGAGATCATGTTAGCGGAATTCATCAAACGAGCGCTCGATGGTACGATTGGCAATCCCCGCATGGTAATCGGTGTTCCCAGTGGGATTACTGGAGTAGAAAGACGTGCGGTGGTGGATGCGGCCAAAAATGCCGGCTCGCGAGAAGTGGGGTTAATTGATGAACCGGTTGCTGCGGCCTTGGGTGCCGGTTTACCCGTCTCGGAAGCGACGGGAAATATGATCATTGATATCGGTGGTGGCACCACGGAAGTGGCGATTCTCAGTCTCGATGGGACAGTGATCAGCGAATCGGTGCGTGTGGCCGGGGATGAACTGACGGAAGCAATTATCGCTTATCTGAAAAAAGTCCATAATCTGATTATCGGGGAACGTACGGCCGAAGATATTAAAATTCGCCTTGCTTCCGCTTATCCCACCCCCGGAGATGAATTTCCTCCTCTGGAAGTGCGGGGATTGCATCTTATGTCCGGTTTACCCCGCACCGTGACGATCAAAGCGGAAGAAGTGCGGGAAAGTATGGATGAGCCACTTTCCGTGATCATTGATGCGATCAAACGTACCCTAGAAAAAACTCCCCCCGAATTAGCTGCTGATATTATTGATCGCGGCATCATGTTAGCGGGAGGAGGTGCTTTATTACGGGGACTCGATCGCCTAGTCAGTCACGAAACCGGTATCGTTACCCATGTCGCTGAAGATCCCCTGCGCTGTGTGGTCAAAGGCACGGGAGAAGTGTTAAAAAATCAGAAACTCTTTGAGCGGATCGTTAATGAAACAACTCGCAATGTCTAA
- a CDS encoding IS630 transposase-related protein: MAAPYSDDLRQKAVSAVERGEKKSHVCRTLNISRNTLDLWLKRKKQTGTVAAKTNYRRGPKPKIDDLEAFQKLAEQYGHLTQEKMAQKWANPVSRMRIGQALKRIGFTRKKKLMATEKEMKKPEKSFSKKSEVMPRKDLSILMKLE, translated from the coding sequence ATGGCAGCACCCTATAGTGATGATTTAAGACAGAAAGCAGTGAGTGCCGTAGAGCGAGGGGAGAAAAAAAGCCATGTCTGTCGCACCCTCAATATTAGTCGTAATACATTAGACCTATGGCTGAAACGGAAGAAACAAACTGGGACGGTGGCCGCTAAAACTAACTATCGTCGAGGGCCGAAGCCCAAAATTGACGATTTAGAAGCCTTTCAAAAGTTGGCCGAACAATATGGGCATTTGACCCAAGAAAAAATGGCGCAAAAATGGGCTAACCCAGTCAGTAGGATGAGAATTGGTCAAGCGCTCAAAAGAATTGGATTTACTAGAAAAAAAAAACTTATGGCTACAGAGAAAGAGATGAAGAAGCCCGAAAAGAGTTTCTCCAAAAAATCAGAGGTTATGCCCCGGAAAGATTTGTCTATATTGATGAAGCTGGAATAG
- the mreC gene encoding rod shape-determining protein MreC — translation MYSARRKWTQQGWRLFLLAAALGGAWYIRTYQSGAILELYGLLTRPFQGEETNLQEQLLADQRVRELQNRLSEVEYQNQQLKKQLGYYQTQKKPLISAPIIGRSADDWWQQVIIGRGSADGVPVGASVTGIGGLVGRITEVTPHTSKVLLVSNSQSRIGATVNRSRSMGLIQGQNSQVATLRFFEKAPDVKPGDVVTTSAFSSLFWPGLPIGRIISLNLQENPAPTAKIEFTATVDNLEWVFVHPQPQQ, via the coding sequence ATGTATTCAGCACGACGAAAATGGACACAGCAGGGATGGCGACTGTTTCTGCTCGCTGCCGCTTTGGGGGGAGCTTGGTACATTCGCACCTATCAAAGTGGGGCGATTTTAGAATTGTATGGTTTATTAACTCGTCCTTTTCAGGGAGAGGAAACTAATCTGCAAGAGCAACTTCTGGCCGATCAACGGGTGCGAGAATTACAAAATCGTTTAAGTGAAGTCGAATATCAAAATCAACAATTAAAAAAACAGCTTGGTTATTATCAAACCCAGAAAAAACCCCTGATTTCTGCGCCAATTATTGGCCGCAGCGCCGATGATTGGTGGCAACAGGTAATTATCGGTCGCGGTAGCGCCGATGGTGTGCCAGTGGGTGCTTCGGTGACGGGAATTGGCGGTTTAGTGGGACGGATTACGGAAGTTACTCCCCACACCAGCAAAGTTTTATTGGTCAGTAATTCCCAAAGTCGCATCGGAGCAACGGTAAATCGTAGTCGGTCCATGGGTTTGATTCAAGGTCAGAATTCCCAAGTCGCCACCCTGCGCTTTTTTGAAAAAGCTCCCGATGTCAAACCGGGAGATGTGGTGACAACTTCGGCTTTTAGTAGTCTTTTTTGGCCGGGGTTGCCCATCGGTCGCATAATTTCCCTTAATTTACAGGAAAATCCCGCCCCCACCGCCAAAATTGAATTTACCGCCACCGTGGACAATCTCGAATGGGTGTTCGTTCACCCGCAACCCCAGCAGTGA
- a CDS encoding single-stranded DNA-binding protein: MSLNLVHLVGRAGRDPETKYFESGSVKCTFTLAVNRRSKNSDQPDWFDLEIWGKTAEVAANYVKKGGLIGIKGSLKMDTWNDKNTGLARSKPVILVDQLDLLGSKRDSEANSEREF; encoded by the coding sequence ATGAGTTTAAATCTGGTTCATTTGGTGGGACGAGCGGGGAGAGACCCGGAAACGAAGTATTTCGAGTCCGGCAGTGTTAAGTGTACCTTCACTTTAGCGGTTAATCGTCGCTCTAAAAATAGCGATCAGCCGGATTGGTTCGATCTGGAAATTTGGGGCAAAACGGCGGAGGTGGCCGCTAATTATGTGAAAAAAGGCGGTTTAATCGGGATTAAAGGGTCTTTGAAAATGGATACCTGGAATGATAAAAACACGGGATTAGCTCGTTCTAAACCGGTAATTCTCGTCGATCAATTAGATTTACTCGGTTCTAAGCGCGATAGTGAGGCTAATTCCGAGCGAGAATTTTAA
- a CDS encoding aminotransferase class IV — translation MYWYNGELIENERISLGIDDIGLLYGATIFTTLRIYQQSLDHPLTHWQEHLERLHSSLQVFHWPAPDWQRIRQGSEKLSLLYPVLRITIFPDGREWIKGRFLPEDLNIRQEQGIIGWVIDNPAWQRVLGEHKTGNYLTPWLAAQTAQKKGAKEAILVDRVGHWLETSTGNLWGWKDNCWYSPLLTADILPGIGRSALIGWLKKQNISLQENLWTPEFVGTLQAIAYSNSLVEIIPFNSILGCDLEINTAIYREVLPDLQQYFSSQLENQ, via the coding sequence ATGTATTGGTATAATGGCGAATTAATCGAGAATGAGCGAATAAGTCTGGGTATTGATGATATTGGGTTGCTTTATGGAGCCACAATATTTACTACCCTGCGTATCTATCAACAAAGCTTAGATCATCCCCTAACCCATTGGCAAGAGCATCTCGAACGTTTGCACTCTAGTTTACAAGTTTTCCACTGGCCCGCTCCCGATTGGCAGCGAATTCGCCAAGGATCCGAAAAATTATCCCTATTGTATCCTGTCCTGAGAATCACAATTTTTCCCGATGGTAGGGAGTGGATTAAAGGCAGATTTTTACCCGAAGATTTAAACATTAGACAAGAGCAGGGAATTATTGGGTGGGTAATAGATAATCCCGCTTGGCAACGCGTTTTAGGAGAACATAAAACTGGTAATTATTTAACCCCTTGGTTAGCGGCACAAACTGCTCAAAAAAAAGGAGCAAAAGAAGCGATATTAGTCGATCGAGTCGGTCATTGGTTAGAAACTAGCACGGGCAATTTATGGGGATGGAAAGATAATTGCTGGTACAGTCCCCTGCTTACTGCTGATATTTTACCCGGGATCGGGCGCTCGGCTTTGATCGGCTGGTTAAAAAAACAAAATATTTCCCTGCAAGAAAATCTCTGGACCCCTGAATTTGTCGGGACTTTACAAGCGATCGCTTATAGTAATTCTCTGGTGGAAATTATCCCTTTTAATTCTATTCTTGGCTGTGATCTAGAGATAAATACAGCTATTTATCGGGAAGTTTTACCAGATTTACAGCAATATTTTTCCAGTCAATTAGAGAATCAATAA
- the mreD gene encoding rod shape-determining protein MreD translates to MGVRSPATPAVRGGIMLKLSRLSARSRFILNILVTIASLLLCTFLSLMRLPGMEILGIAPNWLLIWLVSWSLNRSCLDSVVAGLAIGTIQDSLTSNYPSHIMVFGLIGFLTSRLHRQRYVKEELIAVVLIVFVMTLIADAAIAFQYYLQGGKNLADLWLDYQRIALTAALLSSLWTPLVYYPLQQWWRQFSDL, encoded by the coding sequence ATGGGTGTTCGTTCACCCGCAACCCCAGCAGTGAGAGGGGGAATTATGCTGAAATTAAGCCGTTTATCAGCCCGTTCTCGTTTTATCCTGAATATTTTAGTCACTATCGCTTCACTGCTTCTCTGTACCTTTCTTTCCTTAATGCGGCTGCCCGGTATGGAGATTTTAGGCATCGCTCCCAATTGGTTACTGATTTGGTTGGTTAGTTGGAGTCTCAATCGCTCTTGTCTCGATAGTGTGGTGGCCGGATTAGCGATCGGCACTATTCAAGATAGTCTTACCTCTAATTATCCTTCCCATATCATGGTTTTTGGTCTCATCGGCTTCCTCACTTCCCGTTTACACCGACAACGTTATGTTAAAGAAGAATTGATCGCCGTGGTCTTAATTGTCTTTGTTATGACTTTAATTGCCGACGCTGCCATCGCTTTTCAATACTATCTACAAGGAGGCAAAAATCTCGCCGATCTTTGGCTCGATTATCAACGCATTGCCCTCACTGCTGCTCTGCTTAGTAGTCTCTGGACTCCCCTCGTCTATTATCCTCTCCAGCAATGGTGGCGACAATTTAGCGATCTTTAA
- the gcvP gene encoding aminomethyl-transferring glycine dehydrogenase: MKRSTFVIVETEINMLNRSITAEKTEEFAPADLQDLLDCTDSFVNRHIGPTETEIEKMLAVLGVATVEELIAKTVPSGIRLQKSLNLPPALSEYAALAQLKAIASKNQVFRSFIGMGYHDCITPPVILRNILENPGWYTAYTPYQAEIAQGRLEALLNFQTLITSLTGLEIANASLLDEGTAAAEAMTMSYGLCKTKANAFFISSSCHPQTIEVVKTRAIPLGIDIIIDDHRLFDFKTPIFGALLQYPATDGVIYDYRQFIAKAQQNGALVTVAADILSLALLTPPGELGADIAVGSSQRFGVPLGYGGPHAAYFATKDAYKRSIPGRIVGVSKDSQGKPALRLALQTREQHIRRDKATSNICTAQVLLAVIASMYAVYHGPEGIKKIAQRVQKLTALLATGLKQLGYQVGKEPCFDTLKVTVSTGVKALLAKAKTHKINLRYFDENNLGISLDETSSLRDVWDLWQIFAPTEELPFTTAELVEKISLELPANLTRTSAYLTEPVFNRYHSETELLRYLHRLETKDLALNTSMIPLGSCTMKLNAVAEMIPVTWAEFGQLHPFAPIDQAEGYQLLFQQLETWLGEITGFDGISLQPNAGSQGEYAGLQVIRAYHESRGQGHRQICLIPESAHGTNPASAVMCGMKVVAVNCDSRGNIDIDDLKTKAQKHQDNLAALMVTYPSTHGVFEQGISEICALIHQYGGQVYMDGANMNAQVGLCRPADFGADVCHLNLHKTFCIPHGGGGPGMGPIGVKSHLVPFLPDVSLVLAKLSPETANGKHQDSIGAISAAPWGSASILVISWMYIAMMGAAGLKKATEVAILNANYMAFRLESAYPVLFKGSAGTVAHECVIDLRPLKKQAGIEVEDVAKRLMDFGFHAPTVSWPVAGTMMVEPTESESLGELDRFCEALLTIYQEVQAIANGSMDPHDNPLKNAPHTAAVLTADDWSRPYSRQQAAYPLSWLKDYKFWPVVGRVDNAYGDRNLVCSCEGMDAYK, translated from the coding sequence ATGAAACGCAGCACTTTTGTAATTGTTGAAACCGAGATTAATATGCTAAATAGGTCAATTACGGCCGAGAAAACCGAGGAATTCGCTCCTGCTGACCTGCAAGACCTGCTAGACTGTACCGATAGCTTTGTTAACCGTCACATTGGACCGACGGAGACGGAAATCGAGAAAATGCTGGCGGTTTTGGGTGTTGCTACCGTGGAGGAATTAATCGCTAAAACTGTCCCGTCAGGAATTCGTTTACAAAAAAGCCTTAATCTACCACCTGCCTTGAGTGAATACGCCGCTCTTGCCCAATTAAAAGCTATTGCCTCCAAAAATCAGGTATTTCGCTCCTTTATTGGCATGGGCTACCATGACTGTATCACCCCGCCGGTAATTCTCCGCAACATCTTAGAAAATCCGGGTTGGTACACCGCCTATACTCCCTATCAAGCGGAAATCGCCCAGGGACGCTTAGAAGCTCTCTTAAACTTCCAAACTCTCATCACTAGCTTAACCGGTCTGGAAATTGCTAACGCTTCCCTCCTCGATGAAGGAACAGCAGCCGCAGAAGCGATGACTATGAGTTACGGACTGTGCAAAACTAAAGCCAATGCTTTCTTTATCTCTAGTAGTTGCCATCCCCAAACAATTGAAGTTGTTAAAACCAGAGCGATTCCTTTAGGTATTGACATTATTATCGATGATCATCGTCTCTTTGACTTTAAAACGCCGATTTTTGGCGCATTATTACAATATCCAGCCACCGATGGCGTAATTTATGACTATCGGCAATTTATCGCCAAAGCGCAGCAAAATGGCGCGTTAGTCACCGTTGCCGCCGATATTCTCAGTTTAGCCCTGTTGACTCCCCCCGGCGAATTGGGGGCTGATATTGCCGTGGGTAGCAGTCAACGCTTTGGGGTTCCCTTGGGTTATGGGGGTCCCCATGCCGCCTATTTTGCCACCAAAGATGCCTATAAACGCAGTATTCCGGGGCGCATTGTCGGGGTATCGAAGGATAGTCAGGGTAAACCCGCACTGCGTTTAGCTTTGCAAACCCGCGAACAACATATCCGCCGGGATAAAGCCACCAGTAATATTTGTACCGCACAGGTGTTACTAGCGGTGATTGCTTCCATGTACGCCGTGTATCACGGACCGGAAGGAATCAAGAAAATCGCCCAAAGAGTGCAGAAATTAACCGCTTTATTGGCAACTGGTTTAAAACAGTTGGGTTATCAGGTGGGGAAAGAACCGTGCTTCGATACGCTCAAAGTTACGGTATCCACGGGAGTTAAGGCTCTCCTCGCCAAGGCAAAAACCCATAAGATTAATCTGCGTTATTTTGATGAGAATAATCTAGGAATTAGTCTCGATGAAACCAGCAGTCTCAGGGATGTGTGGGATTTATGGCAAATTTTTGCCCCCACCGAGGAATTGCCCTTTACCACGGCGGAATTAGTCGAGAAAATTAGTCTAGAATTACCCGCTAATCTAACCCGTACCAGTGCCTATCTTACCGAACCGGTGTTCAATCGTTATCACTCGGAAACGGAATTACTCAGATATCTGCACCGTCTGGAAACAAAGGATCTAGCCTTAAATACTTCCATGATTCCCCTCGGTTCCTGTACGATGAAACTCAATGCCGTAGCGGAGATGATTCCGGTAACTTGGGCAGAATTCGGCCAATTACACCCTTTTGCTCCGATTGACCAAGCAGAAGGCTATCAACTTCTCTTTCAACAGTTAGAGACTTGGTTAGGGGAAATTACCGGGTTTGATGGCATTTCTCTACAACCTAACGCCGGTTCCCAGGGAGAGTATGCCGGTTTACAGGTGATCCGAGCCTACCATGAAAGTCGCGGTCAAGGTCATCGTCAGATTTGCTTAATTCCTGAGTCCGCTCACGGGACTAATCCTGCCAGCGCCGTTATGTGTGGTATGAAAGTAGTGGCGGTTAATTGCGATTCTCGGGGCAATATTGATATTGATGACTTAAAAACTAAGGCCCAGAAGCATCAGGATAATCTAGCGGCTTTGATGGTAACGTATCCTTCCACTCACGGCGTTTTTGAACAGGGAATTAGCGAAATTTGCGCCTTGATTCATCAATACGGTGGTCAAGTCTATATGGATGGAGCCAATATGAATGCTCAGGTGGGTTTATGTCGTCCGGCGGATTTTGGCGCCGATGTCTGTCACTTGAATCTCCATAAAACTTTCTGTATTCCCCACGGTGGGGGGGGACCCGGCATGGGACCAATCGGAGTAAAATCCCATTTAGTGCCTTTTCTGCCCGATGTTTCCCTGGTTTTGGCGAAATTATCCCCAGAAACCGCTAACGGTAAGCATCAGGACTCGATTGGGGCAATTTCGGCCGCGCCTTGGGGTAGTGCCAGCATTTTGGTGATTTCTTGGATGTATATCGCTATGATGGGGGCAGCCGGCTTGAAAAAAGCGACAGAAGTGGCAATTTTGAACGCTAATTATATGGCTTTTCGTCTGGAGTCGGCCTATCCGGTTTTATTTAAGGGTAGCGCGGGAACGGTTGCCCACGAGTGCGTGATTGATTTACGTCCCCTGAAAAAACAGGCCGGCATCGAGGTGGAAGATGTGGCAAAACGCTTGATGGATTTCGGTTTCCACGCGCCGACGGTTTCCTGGCCCGTGGCGGGTACAATGATGGTGGAACCCACGGAAAGCGAATCTTTGGGCGAATTAGACCGTTTTTGTGAAGCTTTGTTAACTATCTATCAAGAAGTACAAGCGATCGCTAATGGCAGCATGGATCCCCACGATAATCCTTTGAAAAATGCCCCCCACACAGCTGCGGTTTTAACTGCCGATGATTGGAGTCGTCCCTATTCCCGTCAACAGGCAGCCTACCCGCTTTCTTGGCTAAAAGATTATAAATTCTGGCCGGTAGTGGGACGGGTTGATAATGCCTACGGGGACAGAAATCTGGTTTGTTCCTGTGAGGGTATGGACGCTTATAAGTAA